Proteins found in one Thalassomonas actiniarum genomic segment:
- a CDS encoding fumarylacetoacetate hydrolase family protein, producing the protein MKLATLKNNSRDGQLVVVSRNLEKAVVVSDIAPTLQAALDNWAQTEPKLNEVYKALNEGKVDNAIAFEQLSCESPLPRAYQWADGSAYVNHVELVRKARNAEMPASFWTDPLMYQGGSDAFIGPYDDIPVASEDYGIDFESEVAVITDDVPMGASAETAAGHIKLLMLVNDVSLRNLIPGELAKGFGFFSSKPSSAFSPVAVTPDELGDAWDGSKLHLPLTTHLNKELFGQPNCGVDMTFDFPTIVAHAAKTRPLSAGCIVGSGTISNYDRSAGSSCLAEKRMLEIIADGKPSTSFMKFGDQVRIEMFDNNGDSIFGAIDQQVVEYKA; encoded by the coding sequence ATGAAATTAGCAACGCTTAAAAATAATAGCCGTGACGGCCAGTTAGTCGTGGTAAGCCGTAACCTGGAAAAAGCGGTGGTTGTTAGTGATATCGCCCCGACTCTGCAGGCGGCGTTAGATAACTGGGCGCAAACCGAGCCAAAACTGAATGAAGTCTATAAGGCATTAAATGAAGGCAAAGTTGACAATGCCATCGCCTTTGAACAGCTAAGCTGTGAGTCGCCTTTACCACGTGCCTACCAGTGGGCAGACGGCAGTGCTTATGTTAACCACGTAGAGCTGGTGCGTAAGGCAAGAAATGCGGAAATGCCGGCGAGCTTCTGGACAGATCCGCTGATGTATCAGGGCGGCTCAGATGCCTTTATCGGTCCTTATGACGATATTCCTGTGGCCAGTGAAGACTACGGTATCGATTTTGAATCAGAAGTGGCGGTGATCACCGATGATGTGCCTATGGGCGCTTCAGCGGAAACTGCAGCCGGTCATATCAAACTGCTGATGCTGGTCAATGATGTCTCCCTGCGTAACCTGATCCCGGGCGAGTTGGCAAAAGGTTTCGGCTTTTTCTCCAGTAAGCCATCAAGTGCTTTCTCTCCGGTAGCGGTAACCCCGGATGAGCTGGGCGATGCCTGGGACGGCAGCAAGTTACATCTGCCTTTGACCACCCACTTAAACAAAGAACTGTTCGGCCAGCCAAATTGCGGCGTAGACATGACTTTTGATTTTCCGACCATAGTTGCCCACGCCGCGAAAACACGTCCGTTATCGGCCGGTTGTATCGTAGGCTCAGGCACTATCTCTAACTACGACCGTTCTGCCGGTTCCAGCTGTTTGGCAGAAAAGCGTATGTTGGAAATCATTGCCGACGGTAAACCCAGTACTTCCTTTATGAAGTTTGGCGACCAGGTGCGCATTGAAATGTTTGATAATAACGGTGACAGCATCTTCGGCGCTATCGATCAGCAAGTCGTTGAATATAAGGCGTAA
- the lepB gene encoding signal peptidase I, which produces MKLTQKMYLQVKDNYRFLLFIALMLVFRSAVADWNSVPTGSMKPTIVEGDRILVNKMAYDLRLPFTNISLLKLADPRRGDIVIFDSEVSDIRLVKRVIGLPGDTVEMQDNALIINGEQLSYQALSLTALQADSIEYLPGMKHQIRVQQNGSELSSFREVSVPQGHYLVLGDNRDNSSDSRVIGFVPRHEIVGRSKTVVMSFDYDNYYLPRSERYLYTL; this is translated from the coding sequence ATGAAGTTAACTCAGAAGATGTATCTGCAAGTAAAAGATAACTATAGGTTTCTTCTTTTTATTGCCTTAATGCTGGTTTTTCGCAGTGCCGTTGCCGACTGGAATAGCGTACCGACCGGCTCAATGAAGCCGACAATTGTCGAAGGAGACAGAATTTTAGTCAACAAAATGGCTTATGATCTGCGTTTGCCGTTTACCAATATCTCATTACTAAAACTTGCAGACCCCCGGCGGGGAGATATCGTGATTTTTGACTCAGAAGTCAGCGATATCCGTCTGGTGAAACGGGTGATAGGTTTACCCGGCGATACGGTGGAAATGCAGGATAATGCTTTGATAATTAATGGCGAGCAACTGAGCTACCAGGCCCTTTCCCTGACAGCACTCCAGGCTGATAGCATAGAATACTTGCCGGGCATGAAACACCAGATCCGGGTGCAGCAAAACGGTTCAGAATTATCGAGCTTTAGGGAAGTTAGCGTGCCGCAGGGCCACTACCTGGTGCTGGGGGATAATCGGGATAACAGCTCGGATTCGCGTGTCATCGGTTTTGTCCCTAGGCATGAAATTGTTGGCCGCTCAAAAACCGTGGTGATGTCTTTTGACTATGATAACTATTATTTGCCCCGCAGTGAGCGTTATCTGTATACCTTATAA
- a CDS encoding YcjF family protein encodes MSDKPIKEKDNYQQQIIFDEQELDIAGQQGQAQEQQLVFDNDNWLAAQEQLSAELELETTPGKVSWLPRVFLTLLLLLVSVEAVDFFIQGFSEAPFTTGIYALLFTCITLVTGSVLVREIRGLKQLKRQQQRQHSASRVLASGDTLANNQFNSQKFCQQISTQLPNDLLSTLEHEWADAQAGEHTDAELLALYSRQVLTKVDEKALKEIAKFSGEATVLVALSPVAILDMGLLFWRNIRMIDKISALYGLKLGYWSRLSLIRQVFVNMVYAGASELIADFGSQMLGAELLGKLSARFSQGLGAGLLTAKLGIKTMHTCRPLPFHENPPKLNLVRKELQQQLKALLKNSAHKKDESL; translated from the coding sequence ATGAGCGATAAGCCGATAAAAGAGAAGGATAACTATCAGCAGCAAATCATTTTTGATGAGCAGGAGCTGGATATTGCCGGGCAGCAGGGGCAAGCACAGGAGCAACAACTGGTCTTTGATAATGATAACTGGCTGGCAGCGCAAGAACAGTTATCGGCGGAGCTTGAGCTGGAAACGACGCCGGGCAAGGTTTCCTGGCTGCCGCGGGTGTTCCTTACTTTACTGCTGCTGTTGGTATCGGTGGAAGCGGTTGATTTTTTTATCCAGGGTTTTAGCGAGGCGCCCTTTACCACAGGCATATATGCGCTCCTGTTTACCTGTATAACCTTAGTCACCGGCTCAGTGCTGGTACGGGAAATCAGGGGGCTGAAGCAATTAAAGCGCCAGCAGCAAAGGCAACATAGTGCCAGCAGGGTGCTGGCCAGTGGCGATACTTTAGCGAACAATCAATTCAACAGCCAAAAATTTTGCCAGCAGATCAGTACGCAATTACCTAATGATCTGCTCAGCACCCTGGAGCACGAATGGGCAGATGCCCAGGCCGGGGAACATACGGATGCGGAATTACTGGCACTTTATTCCCGCCAGGTATTAACTAAAGTCGATGAAAAGGCCCTCAAGGAAATCGCGAAATTCTCCGGTGAAGCCACAGTGCTGGTGGCGCTCAGTCCGGTGGCAATTCTGGATATGGGGTTGTTATTCTGGCGAAATATCAGAATGATAGACAAAATCTCCGCTTTATATGGTTTAAAACTGGGTTATTGGAGCCGTCTTAGCCTTATTCGCCAGGTATTCGTCAACATGGTTTATGCCGGCGCCAGTGAATTAATTGCCGATTTTGGCAGCCAGATGTTGGGGGCGGAGCTGCTGGGCAAGCTCTCGGCACGCTTTTCCCAGGGGCTGGGAGCAGGCTTGTTAACCGCCAAGTTGGGTATTAAAACCATGCATACCTGTCGCCCCCTGCCGTTTCATGAAAACCCGCCAAAACTGAATTTGGTGAGGAAAGAGTTGCAGCAACAGCTGAAAGCCTTGCTGAAAAACTCAGCACATAAAAAAGATGAAAGCCTTTAA
- a CDS encoding YcjX family protein, producing MALINKEKIKKLKNKTNEWFNRSIDQHVTLAVTGLSRSGKTAFITSLVNQLINEGNGAQLSFFNPVHQGRFIGAKRVPQKHFNVARFDFDQAMTAFCAEPATWPEPTHGISELRLAIRYQPEASLLKYATDMATLYLDITDYPGEWLLDLPMMNLSFKDWSAQTCELLSQSPRQAAAADFIEKLKQVDPLQKADEDFLAILSLEYTQLLHHFRYELGLSVIQPGRFILPGELAGAPVLQFIPFPGLELLDNELYQKAGDDTLLGMLKARYQAYKQDVVAKFYKQHFVNFDRQIVLADCLTPLNNGRESFADLQQAIALIMQSYQYGRSGLLSRLFSPKIDRLLFAATKADHVTPEQHPHLVALLNQLIHGTRQELNFEAIDIKTLAIAAVKTTKAGKSLHQGEEVPVIQGRRLSDNQTITVFPGTVPAKLPKAQYWQQMAFNFIAFAPGELHGAGESLPHVRMDQVLEFLLGDKMA from the coding sequence ATGGCGTTAATAAATAAAGAGAAAATTAAAAAATTAAAAAATAAAACCAACGAATGGTTTAACCGCTCGATAGATCAGCATGTAACCCTGGCGGTAACCGGGCTAAGCCGCAGCGGCAAAACTGCTTTTATCACTTCTTTAGTGAACCAGCTGATCAATGAAGGCAATGGCGCTCAGTTAAGCTTTTTTAATCCGGTACACCAGGGGCGGTTTATCGGCGCCAAGCGGGTGCCGCAAAAGCATTTTAATGTTGCCCGTTTTGATTTTGATCAGGCGATGACGGCGTTTTGCGCCGAGCCTGCCACCTGGCCCGAGCCGACACACGGCATCAGTGAACTGCGCCTGGCGATCCGTTATCAGCCAGAGGCGTCTTTATTAAAATATGCCACAGATATGGCCACCCTTTACCTGGATATTACCGATTATCCGGGGGAGTGGTTGTTAGACTTGCCGATGATGAATTTATCTTTTAAAGACTGGTCGGCGCAAACCTGTGAATTATTATCTCAGTCGCCGCGCCAAGCCGCTGCGGCTGATTTTATCGAAAAACTTAAACAAGTAGATCCGTTGCAAAAGGCGGATGAGGATTTTTTAGCAATCCTATCGCTGGAATACACCCAACTGTTGCACCACTTTCGCTATGAGCTGGGCCTGTCCGTTATCCAGCCGGGACGTTTTATTTTACCGGGCGAACTTGCCGGTGCCCCCGTGCTGCAGTTTATTCCTTTTCCCGGCCTGGAGTTGCTTGATAACGAGTTATATCAAAAAGCCGGGGATGATACCCTGCTCGGCATGTTAAAAGCCCGCTACCAGGCCTATAAGCAGGATGTGGTGGCAAAGTTTTATAAACAGCATTTTGTTAACTTTGACCGGCAGATTGTCCTGGCGGATTGTTTAACGCCGCTCAATAACGGGCGGGAGAGTTTTGCCGACTTGCAACAGGCGATAGCGCTGATCATGCAAAGTTACCAATACGGCCGCTCCGGTTTACTGTCGCGGTTATTTTCCCCGAAAATTGACCGCCTGCTTTTTGCCGCTACCAAAGCCGACCATGTGACCCCGGAGCAGCATCCCCATCTGGTGGCTCTGCTCAATCAGCTTATTCACGGCACCAGGCAAGAGCTGAACTTTGAAGCCATAGATATCAAGACGCTGGCAATCGCCGCGGTAAAAACCACCAAGGCGGGTAAGAGTTTACACCAGGGAGAAGAAGTGCCGGTGATCCAGGGACGACGCTTAAGCGATAATCAAACAATCACGGTCTTTCCCGGCACTGTACCGGCAAAATTACCCAAAGCCCAGTACTGGCAGCAAATGGCGTTTAATTTTATTGCCTTTGCTCCCGGGGAATTGCATGGCGCAGGCGAGAGTTTGCCCCATGTACGCATGGATCAAGTACTGGAGTTTTTACTTGGAGATAAAATGGCATGA
- the pspB gene encoding envelope stress response membrane protein PspB translates to MAPVIIFMLVVAPIWLILHYRSKRQVSQGLSEEEYIQLSELSETADKMAERIKTLEAILDVETPNWRDKV, encoded by the coding sequence ATGGCACCTGTGATTATTTTTATGCTGGTTGTGGCACCTATCTGGCTGATATTACATTACCGCAGTAAGCGCCAGGTCAGCCAGGGCCTGAGCGAAGAAGAATATATCCAGTTATCTGAATTGTCTGAAACTGCAGATAAAATGGCCGAGCGCATTAAAACCCTGGAAGCCATCCTGGACGTGGAAACTCCCAACTGGAGAGATAAAGTATGA
- a CDS encoding 4a-hydroxytetrahydrobiopterin dehydratase codes for MTSQLSTQQCEACHVDAPKVSDEELQELMSQLPDWVPEVRDGVMMLERVYKFKNFKQAWAFSNQVAELAEAEFHHPAITLEWGKVTVTWWTHAIRGLHKNDFICAAKTDKLL; via the coding sequence ATGACTTCTCAATTATCAACTCAGCAATGTGAAGCCTGTCATGTTGATGCCCCTAAAGTCAGCGATGAAGAGCTGCAGGAATTAATGTCCCAGTTGCCCGATTGGGTACCTGAAGTGCGTGACGGCGTGATGATGCTGGAGCGGGTATATAAGTTTAAAAACTTCAAACAGGCCTGGGCTTTTTCCAACCAGGTGGCTGAGCTGGCGGAAGCCGAGTTCCATCATCCCGCCATTACGCTGGAATGGGGCAAGGTGACCGTGACCTGGTGGACACATGCCATTCGCGGTTTGCATAAAAACGATTTCATTTGCGCGGCGAAAACCGACAAACTTTTGTAA
- the pspC gene encoding envelope stress response membrane protein PspC: MERKRGELYRIPGQGRVAGVCAGVADYFGWETWLVRILLVSGILLGMGWFIVIYIAAWFILDKKEGEPKVRGAKSKYQQTVKKQSVKEDITTESIKVKARIWQAGEPPKQALYDIRRKFMALEKQLRSIESYVTSAEFTVSREINRL, translated from the coding sequence ATTGAGCGTAAACGAGGCGAACTGTACCGTATTCCCGGCCAGGGCAGGGTTGCCGGTGTCTGTGCCGGGGTAGCCGATTATTTCGGCTGGGAGACCTGGCTGGTGAGAATTTTGCTGGTGTCCGGTATTTTGTTGGGCATGGGCTGGTTTATTGTTATCTATATTGCCGCCTGGTTTATTTTAGATAAAAAAGAGGGTGAACCTAAGGTAAGAGGGGCAAAAAGCAAATATCAGCAGACCGTTAAAAAACAGTCGGTTAAGGAAGACATTACCACTGAGTCTATCAAGGTTAAGGCGCGCATCTGGCAAGCCGGAGAGCCGCCGAAGCAGGCGCTTTATGATATCAGACGGAAATTTATGGCATTAGAGAAACAGCTGCGCTCAATTGAAAGTTATGTGACTTCGGCTGAGTTTACGGTTTCGAGGGAAATAAACCGCCTGTAA
- the maiA gene encoding maleylacetoacetate isomerase yields MKLYGYWRSSAAYRVRIALFHKEIEFESIPVHLVKDGGEQHQSAYAELNPNELVPTLVDGDFKLNQSLAIIDYLDSRFPQAGLYPADAIERAKVQALALDIACEIHPLNNLRVQQYLGSEFSLEDKDKLTWSHHWMSKGFAAVEAILAKSAGLYCFGDTVTVADLCLVPQVYNANRFKLDMSAFPHIKRVVENCQQLPAFVKALPENQADAQ; encoded by the coding sequence ATGAAATTATATGGCTACTGGCGTTCATCCGCCGCTTATCGTGTACGTATTGCCTTGTTTCACAAGGAAATTGAGTTTGAATCTATCCCGGTTCACCTGGTTAAAGATGGTGGTGAACAACACCAAAGCGCTTATGCCGAGCTAAACCCCAATGAGTTGGTGCCGACCTTAGTGGACGGTGATTTTAAACTGAACCAGTCACTGGCGATCATCGACTACCTCGACAGCCGTTTTCCGCAGGCTGGCCTGTATCCGGCAGATGCTATTGAGCGGGCAAAAGTCCAGGCACTGGCGCTGGATATTGCCTGTGAAATTCATCCATTGAATAATTTACGGGTGCAGCAATACCTGGGCAGCGAATTTTCGCTGGAAGATAAAGATAAACTGACCTGGTCCCATCACTGGATGAGTAAAGGGTTTGCCGCGGTAGAGGCGATACTTGCAAAAAGCGCCGGTTTGTATTGCTTTGGTGATACCGTGACCGTGGCCGACCTGTGTCTGGTGCCGCAGGTATATAACGCCAACCGCTTTAAACTGGATATGAGTGCTTTCCCCCATATTAAACGTGTGGTCGAGAACTGCCAGCAACTACCGGCTTTTGTTAAGGCCCTGCCGGAAAACCAGGCGGATGCCCAATAA
- the phhA gene encoding phenylalanine 4-monooxygenase encodes MGKATKYVSKDVEADGKIHWTDEENQIWQELITRQLDCIKGKACDEFITGLDRLKLPMDRVPQLEEVSEVLLATTGWQCAKVPALIGFGEFFKLLSEKKFPVATFIRTRAEFDYLQEPDIFHEIFGHCPLLTNPAFANFTQRYGELGLNASKEDRVFLARLYWFTIEFGLLDTQDGLRIYGGGILSSPGETQYAMFDPIAERKALDVVDVLRTPYRIDIMQPIYFMINKISDLDSISQLDLLALVEEAKALGLHEPKFPPKEKKIAS; translated from the coding sequence ATGGGTAAGGCGACAAAATATGTCTCCAAGGATGTCGAAGCCGATGGCAAAATACATTGGACGGATGAAGAAAACCAAATCTGGCAGGAGCTAATCACCCGCCAGCTTGATTGTATTAAAGGTAAGGCCTGTGATGAATTCATTACCGGACTGGACAGGCTTAAGTTGCCAATGGATCGTGTTCCCCAGCTAGAAGAAGTCAGCGAAGTTTTGCTGGCGACCACAGGCTGGCAATGTGCCAAGGTACCGGCGCTGATAGGCTTTGGTGAATTTTTCAAATTACTTTCCGAGAAAAAATTCCCGGTAGCGACTTTTATCCGTACCCGGGCAGAGTTTGATTACCTGCAGGAGCCGGATATTTTCCATGAAATATTTGGCCATTGCCCGTTATTGACCAACCCGGCTTTTGCCAACTTCACCCAGCGTTATGGAGAATTAGGCTTAAATGCCAGTAAAGAAGACAGGGTATTCCTGGCGCGCCTTTATTGGTTCACAATAGAGTTTGGTTTACTTGATACGCAAGATGGCCTGAGAATTTACGGCGGCGGTATTTTATCTTCCCCGGGAGAAACCCAGTATGCCATGTTTGATCCCATCGCCGAACGCAAAGCCCTGGATGTGGTTGATGTGCTGCGCACCCCGTACCGTATTGATATTATGCAGCCGATTTATTTCATGATAAATAAAATCAGCGACCTAGATAGCATTAGCCAGCTTGACCTATTGGCGCTGGTTGAAGAAGCTAAAGCCCTGGGTCTGCATGAACCGAAATTTCCACCTAAAGAAAAAAAAATAGCAAGTTAA
- the tyrR gene encoding transcriptional regulator TyrR produces MRLEIGCKDRVGIAQEVLGIFVEREIDLRGIELKHSGKIFVNIPDLDFSELQSFMPQLRLIDGVEDVKTTPFMPSERERNELATLIKTFPDPFVSIDAKGNIRVVNDVAVTIMGASQKEIIGEHISQWLKGFNFSRWLDSDDVLAQTRRLKFLDEDFVADILPIHVWDETGANVLAGAVLILKSEARLGQQISAFKQPSESIFSGIQASSTAMRKVIREAKRMVMLDSAMLLVGETGTGKELLAKACHEASERSEKPFMTLNCATLPDDAAESELFGIGASGHENSKRGLLELADGGTLFLDEVGEMSPKLQTKLLRVIQNGSFRRVDDEREITINIHFISSTSKDLLQLVAMGEFREDLYYRLNVLGLNLPPLRERRSDILPLAEFFIAQSGQRLGKYRLMMDDDCRDFIEHYPWPGNVRQLENVLIRAVSVLEGDMITTAHLQLPAYTREHGYLEQEFEGTLEAAVKNYEADILRKLYPAYPSTRQLAKKLGLSHTAVANKLREYDINKKTVKI; encoded by the coding sequence ATGCGATTGGAAATAGGCTGCAAAGACCGGGTAGGAATTGCACAAGAAGTCTTAGGAATTTTTGTTGAACGTGAAATAGACTTACGCGGCATTGAGCTTAAGCATTCGGGCAAAATATTTGTCAATATTCCGGATCTTGATTTCTCCGAATTACAGTCCTTTATGCCGCAATTACGCTTAATTGACGGGGTAGAAGATGTGAAAACCACCCCTTTTATGCCGTCAGAGCGTGAGCGCAACGAGCTGGCAACCCTGATCAAAACCTTTCCAGATCCTTTTGTTTCCATCGATGCCAAAGGCAATATCCGGGTAGTCAATGATGTCGCCGTGACCATCATGGGGGCTAGCCAGAAGGAGATCATCGGCGAGCATATCAGTCAGTGGCTCAAAGGCTTTAATTTCAGCCGTTGGCTCGACAGCGATGATGTCCTGGCGCAGACCCGGCGCTTGAAATTTCTTGACGAAGACTTTGTTGCCGATATTCTGCCGATCCATGTCTGGGATGAAACCGGCGCCAATGTGCTTGCCGGTGCGGTGCTTATCCTGAAATCTGAAGCCAGGCTGGGACAGCAAATCAGTGCCTTTAAACAGCCCAGCGAAAGTATTTTCTCCGGGATCCAGGCCAGCAGTACGGCGATGCGTAAGGTGATCCGTGAAGCCAAACGTATGGTGATGCTTGATTCCGCCATGCTCTTGGTGGGGGAAACCGGCACCGGTAAGGAATTGCTGGCCAAAGCTTGCCATGAAGCCAGTGAACGCTCGGAAAAACCCTTTATGACCTTAAACTGCGCCACCTTACCCGATGATGCCGCCGAGTCTGAATTATTCGGTATCGGCGCTTCCGGTCATGAAAACAGCAAGCGGGGTCTGCTGGAGCTGGCCGACGGCGGCACTTTGTTTCTCGATGAAGTCGGGGAAATGTCGCCTAAGCTGCAAACCAAGTTATTGCGGGTGATCCAAAACGGCAGTTTCCGCCGGGTAGATGATGAACGTGAAATTACCATTAATATCCACTTTATCAGCTCCACCAGCAAAGATTTGTTGCAGCTGGTCGCCATGGGGGAGTTTCGTGAAGACCTTTATTATCGCCTTAATGTCTTAGGCTTGAACCTGCCGCCGCTGAGGGAAAGGCGCAGCGATATTTTGCCGCTGGCGGAGTTTTTTATCGCCCAGTCGGGACAAAGGCTGGGCAAATACCGCCTGATGATGGATGATGATTGCCGTGACTTTATTGAGCATTATCCCTGGCCGGGCAACGTCCGCCAGCTGGAAAATGTCCTGATCCGTGCGGTTTCTGTGCTCGAAGGGGATATGATCACCACGGCGCACCTGCAGCTGCCGGCGTATACCCGGGAGCACGGTTACCTGGAGCAGGAGTTTGAAGGCACCCTGGAAGCCGCAGTGAAAAATTATGAGGCGGATATCTTAAGAAAGCTGTATCCCGCCTATCCAAGTACCCGGCAGCTGGCGAAAAAGCTCGGCTTAAGTCATACCGCAGTCGCCAATAAACTGCGCGAATACGATATCAATAAGAAAACTGTAAAGATTTAA